In Pelmatolapia mariae isolate MD_Pm_ZW linkage group LG8, Pm_UMD_F_2, whole genome shotgun sequence, one genomic interval encodes:
- the nbr1a gene encoding NBR1 autophagy cargo receptor a isoform X2, translating to MGLPVTIKVNFRGNVKRFLAQDMDKLEWEAVEVWIKASFGINHFQVKYFDEDNEEICINSQDEYEEAIKSAEKQGNQLHMNVYKMKGQACGGPLKTEVKELKGDLRPAPPYPSRVKTVDKGTQVTPEREAVAVKDNKGNKPDDEPPPMWFRSYMEKFKDEVVKEVVERMCSDFSVQCCTHKSPEGPPEAIGAIGGIMGPKPGPSTSNGSLGYTPNCSSCNKLTSEGAYKCSVCPSCILCEMCRHSHDPSHNLVRTKTPLSIPEHGMSGELRGPGVSHTSLVPTMAALFLDENLPDGTNLEPGTKFIKYWKMKNTGSICWTSETKLVFMWGNLSLATEEKREVPVPLLPPGHVGMVSVALVAPVTDGTYTSHWRLAHCGSQFGPRVWCSIVVKQRDKRTGLRHQRKRLKKDLRPLKEEMEPEEKEARAKKGHSGFLAGLFSEDYYFPPVDFMTAQDLLSFELLDLNFADDLEKVPHNTPADLTPCISPLPYCTVVLDKSSPSPKKEETEISGVRKLFGRKLRNLKEVFTPVAQEEERDDEISGAQFLCETVMRSLALEEAPDHRPPRRLQRCCHEPKVVSPVLKFEKTDESEETDEFQEGNKIGAVKPETSVLPTNIGLNWIAQKEETRPISPPEPENKNLRMSYNNEDKDFEVCDGTQNVTDDREEKEEDGIKGEDWDEISSQISSVSSDDYSVILPDCFDTSRPLGESMYSSAMSQPGTGAAVASDKSDVEQEEEEDSTMEPGRDALLAERQELTEVASAEDLLANAGPPLVTQINSSVNQMPCASQTVDEVTLTPEVVPSPDPLLPPPTLYSPRSEALYLADDPSSPACDPNEPHQPRVHLNVSSGLSRSAGSAASAFETYNPRPSNALQPRGQGGITEGLVKGALSVAASAYKALFTGPSCSVERGIDPATTQGPSKMDQLLEMGFRDQRMNRRLLKKHFYSLEHTVDELVQLAENRRNRYNVT from the exons ATGGGGCTCCCTGTTACTATTAAAGTCAATTTCCGGGGGAACGTGAAGAGGTTTCTGGCTCAGGATATGGATAAATTGGAGTGGGAAGCTGTTGAAGTCTGG ATCAAAGCATCATTTGGGATCAACCACTTTCAAGTGAAATACTTTGATGAAGACAATGAAGAG ATTTGCATAAACAGTCAAG atGAATATGAAGAAGCCATCAAG AGTGCAGAGAAGCAGGGAAACCAGTTGCACATGAATGTGTACAAGATGAAAGGACAGGCCTGTGGGGGCCCACTGAAGACTGAGGTGAAGGAGCTGAAAGGAGACCTTCGACCCGCTCCTCCTTACCCCTCAAGGGTTAAAACAGTGGACAAAGGCACGCAGGTCACCCCTGAGCGAGAAGCT GTAGCAGTAAAAGATAACAAGGGGAACAAACCAGATGATGAGCCCCCTCCTATGTGGTTTAGATCATACATGGAGAAG TTTAAGGATGAGGTGGTAAAGGAGGTAGTAGAAAGAATGTGCAGCGACTTTTCTGTCCAGTGTTGTACCCACAAATCCCCTGAAGGTCCCCCTGAGGCAATTGGGGCTATTGGCGGTATTATGGGACCCAAACCAGGCCCCTCCACCTCGAATGGATCCCTTGGCTACACCCcaaactgcagcagctgcaaCAAACTCACCTCTGAAGGAGCCTACAAATGCAG CGTGTGCCCATCCTGCATCCTGTGTGAGATGTGCAGACATAGCCATGACCCTAGCCACAACCTCGTGAGAACCAAGACACCTCTCTCCATCCCAGAACATGGAATGTCAGGAGAGTTAAG GGGTCCCGGGGTCTCGCACACGTCCTTGGTGCCCACTATGGCTGCCTTGTTTCTGGATGAAAATCTGCCTGACGGCACCAATCTGGAGCCTGGTACCAAGTTCATCAAATACTGGAAGATGAAGAACACGGGCTCTATCTGCTGGACCTCAGAGACTAAG CTAGTGTTCATGTGGGGAAACCTCAGCTTGGCAACAGAGGAGAAGAGGGAGGTGCCGGTGCCCTTGCTGCCACCCGGACATGTGGGAATGGTCAGTGTGGCCTTAGTAGCTCCTGTGACAGACGGGACGTACACCTCTCACTGGCGCCTGGCGCACTGTGGGTCTCAGTTTGGCCCGCGTGTCTGGTGCAGCATCGTGGTCAAGCAAAGAGACAAACGCACCGGACTCAGGCATCAGAGAAAACGACTG AAGAAAGATCTAAGACCACTGAAGGAAGAGATGGAGCCAGAGGAGAAGGAGGCGCGGGCCAAGAAGGGCCACAGTGGCTTCTTGGCAGGCCTCTTCTCTGAAGACTACTACTTCCCACCAGTGGACTTCATGACTGCACAG GATCTTCTATCTTTTGAGTTGCTGGATTTAAATTTTGCGGACGACCTGGAAAAGGTTCCTCATAACACCCCTGCAG ATTTGACACCGTGTATATCCCCTCTTCCCTATTGCACTGTTGTGTTGGACAAGTCCAGCCCATCTcccaaaaaagaggaaacagaGATCTCAGGAGTCCGAAAACTTTTTG GACGGAAACTGAGGAATCTGAAGGAGGTGTTTACGCCTGTGgcccaggaggaggagagggacgaTGAGATCAGTGGAGCGCAGTTCCTGTGTGAGACCGTCATGCGATCCCTCGCTTTGGAAGAAGCCCCCGACCACAGACCCCCTCGCAGGCTCCAGCGCTGCTGCCACGAACCAAAGG TAGTTTCCCCGGTTCTGAAATTTGAGAAAACAGATGAGTCTGAGGAGACCGATGAGTTTCAAGAAGGAAATAAGATCGGTGCCGTTAAACCTGAAACTTCAGTTCTGCCTACAAACATAGGACTCAACTGGATCGCCCAAAAAGAGGAAACCAGGCCAA TTTCTCCACCTGAACCAGAGAATAAAAACCTGCGTATGAGTTATAATAACGAGGACAAAGACTTTGAGGTCTGTGATGGTACCCAGAACGTGACGGATGATcgagaagagaaagaggaggatggAATCAAAGGGGAAGACTGGGATGAG ATCAGCAGCCAGATCTCCTCAGTCTCCTCTGACGATTACAGTGTCATCCTCCCAGACTGCTTTGACACCAGCCGGCCTCTGGGGGAGTCCATGTACAGCTCCGCCATGTCACAGCCTGGCACTGGTGCTGCTGTGGCCTCGGACAAATCGGATGTagagcaggaggaagaggaagattCCACCATGGAGCCAGGCAGGGATGCACTACTGGCAGAGAGGCAGGAGCTGACAGAGGTGGCCTCTGCTGAGGATTTACTGGCAAACGCTGGGCCTCCACTAGTCACTCAAATAAACAGCAGTGTGAACCAGATGCCCTGTGCCTCCCAAACTGTGGATGAGGTGACCTTAACCCCTGAAGTGGTGCCATCCCCTGACCCCCTGCTTCCCCCGCCGACCCTCTACTCACCCAG GTCTGAGGCACTGTACCTGGCTGACGATCCCAGTTCTCCAGCCTGTGACCCAAATGAGCCGCATCAACCAAGAGTCCACCTCAATG TATCATCTGGTCTGTCAAGATCAGCAGGCTCAGCAGCCAGTGCCTTTGAGACATATAATCCCAGGCCCAGCAATGCTCTGCAGCCAag GGGCCAAGGAGGAATCACAGAGGGACTTGTTAAGGGAGCTCTTTCTGTGGCAGCATCTGCTTATAAGGCTCTCTTCACTGGACCAAGCTGTTCAGTAGAG CGAGGCATCGACCCAGCTACCACACAAGGCCCTTCCAAGATGGACCAGCTTTTGGAGATGGGTTTCAGAGACCAACGGATGAACCGGCGACTGCTGAAGAAGCACTTCTACAGCCTGGAGCACACCGTCGACGAGCTGGTGCAGTTGGCCGAAAACCGCCGCAACAGATATAACGTTACTTAG
- the nbr1a gene encoding NBR1 autophagy cargo receptor a isoform X1 gives MGLPVTIKVNFRGNVKRFLAQDMDKLEWEAVEVWIKASFGINHFQVKYFDEDNEEICINSQDEYEEAIKSAEKQGNQLHMNVYKMKGQACGGPLKTEVKELKGDLRPAPPYPSRVKTVDKGTQVTPEREAVAVKDNKGNKPDDEPPPMWFRSYMEKFKDEVVKEVVERMCSDFSVQCCTHKSPEGPPEAIGAIGGIMGPKPGPSTSNGSLGYTPNCSSCNKLTSEGAYKCSVCPSCILCEMCRHSHDPSHNLVRTKTPLSIPEHGMSGELRFPRRGDRTVRKAERQRLKAERRQLRAEVKEIKKKLRLEKRGLQWSGPSTSGRATLTNMASTSTQVPALSPPTASDTASGPAPAQGSIPALVPEPQASSPEGPGVSHTSLVPTMAALFLDENLPDGTNLEPGTKFIKYWKMKNTGSICWTSETKLVFMWGNLSLATEEKREVPVPLLPPGHVGMVSVALVAPVTDGTYTSHWRLAHCGSQFGPRVWCSIVVKQRDKRTGLRHQRKRLKKDLRPLKEEMEPEEKEARAKKGHSGFLAGLFSEDYYFPPVDFMTAQDLLSFELLDLNFADDLEKVPHNTPADLTPCISPLPYCTVVLDKSSPSPKKEETEISGVRKLFGRKLRNLKEVFTPVAQEEERDDEISGAQFLCETVMRSLALEEAPDHRPPRRLQRCCHEPKVVSPVLKFEKTDESEETDEFQEGNKIGAVKPETSVLPTNIGLNWIAQKEETRPISPPEPENKNLRMSYNNEDKDFEVCDGTQNVTDDREEKEEDGIKGEDWDEISSQISSVSSDDYSVILPDCFDTSRPLGESMYSSAMSQPGTGAAVASDKSDVEQEEEEDSTMEPGRDALLAERQELTEVASAEDLLANAGPPLVTQINSSVNQMPCASQTVDEVTLTPEVVPSPDPLLPPPTLYSPRSEALYLADDPSSPACDPNEPHQPRVHLNVSSGLSRSAGSAASAFETYNPRPSNALQPRGQGGITEGLVKGALSVAASAYKALFTGPSCSVERGIDPATTQGPSKMDQLLEMGFRDQRMNRRLLKKHFYSLEHTVDELVQLAENRRNRYNVT, from the exons ATGGGGCTCCCTGTTACTATTAAAGTCAATTTCCGGGGGAACGTGAAGAGGTTTCTGGCTCAGGATATGGATAAATTGGAGTGGGAAGCTGTTGAAGTCTGG ATCAAAGCATCATTTGGGATCAACCACTTTCAAGTGAAATACTTTGATGAAGACAATGAAGAG ATTTGCATAAACAGTCAAG atGAATATGAAGAAGCCATCAAG AGTGCAGAGAAGCAGGGAAACCAGTTGCACATGAATGTGTACAAGATGAAAGGACAGGCCTGTGGGGGCCCACTGAAGACTGAGGTGAAGGAGCTGAAAGGAGACCTTCGACCCGCTCCTCCTTACCCCTCAAGGGTTAAAACAGTGGACAAAGGCACGCAGGTCACCCCTGAGCGAGAAGCT GTAGCAGTAAAAGATAACAAGGGGAACAAACCAGATGATGAGCCCCCTCCTATGTGGTTTAGATCATACATGGAGAAG TTTAAGGATGAGGTGGTAAAGGAGGTAGTAGAAAGAATGTGCAGCGACTTTTCTGTCCAGTGTTGTACCCACAAATCCCCTGAAGGTCCCCCTGAGGCAATTGGGGCTATTGGCGGTATTATGGGACCCAAACCAGGCCCCTCCACCTCGAATGGATCCCTTGGCTACACCCcaaactgcagcagctgcaaCAAACTCACCTCTGAAGGAGCCTACAAATGCAG CGTGTGCCCATCCTGCATCCTGTGTGAGATGTGCAGACATAGCCATGACCCTAGCCACAACCTCGTGAGAACCAAGACACCTCTCTCCATCCCAGAACATGGAATGTCAGGAGAGTTAAG GTTCCCAAGGCGAGGAGACAGGACAGTGCGCAAGGCCGAACGACAGCGCCTCAAAGCAGAAAGAAGGCAGCTAAGAGCCGAAGTGAAGGAAATCAAGAAGAAACTGAGACTGGAGAAGAGGGGGCTGCAGTGGAGTGGGCCCTCTACCTCAGGAAGAGCCACTCTGACAAACATGGCCTCCACATCCACCCAGGTCCCTGCCCTGTCCCCTCCTACTGCCTCAGACACAGCCTCAGGTCCAGCCCCAGCCCAAGGTTCCATCCCTGCCCTGGTCCCTGAACCCCAGGCCTCCAGTCCAGA GGGTCCCGGGGTCTCGCACACGTCCTTGGTGCCCACTATGGCTGCCTTGTTTCTGGATGAAAATCTGCCTGACGGCACCAATCTGGAGCCTGGTACCAAGTTCATCAAATACTGGAAGATGAAGAACACGGGCTCTATCTGCTGGACCTCAGAGACTAAG CTAGTGTTCATGTGGGGAAACCTCAGCTTGGCAACAGAGGAGAAGAGGGAGGTGCCGGTGCCCTTGCTGCCACCCGGACATGTGGGAATGGTCAGTGTGGCCTTAGTAGCTCCTGTGACAGACGGGACGTACACCTCTCACTGGCGCCTGGCGCACTGTGGGTCTCAGTTTGGCCCGCGTGTCTGGTGCAGCATCGTGGTCAAGCAAAGAGACAAACGCACCGGACTCAGGCATCAGAGAAAACGACTG AAGAAAGATCTAAGACCACTGAAGGAAGAGATGGAGCCAGAGGAGAAGGAGGCGCGGGCCAAGAAGGGCCACAGTGGCTTCTTGGCAGGCCTCTTCTCTGAAGACTACTACTTCCCACCAGTGGACTTCATGACTGCACAG GATCTTCTATCTTTTGAGTTGCTGGATTTAAATTTTGCGGACGACCTGGAAAAGGTTCCTCATAACACCCCTGCAG ATTTGACACCGTGTATATCCCCTCTTCCCTATTGCACTGTTGTGTTGGACAAGTCCAGCCCATCTcccaaaaaagaggaaacagaGATCTCAGGAGTCCGAAAACTTTTTG GACGGAAACTGAGGAATCTGAAGGAGGTGTTTACGCCTGTGgcccaggaggaggagagggacgaTGAGATCAGTGGAGCGCAGTTCCTGTGTGAGACCGTCATGCGATCCCTCGCTTTGGAAGAAGCCCCCGACCACAGACCCCCTCGCAGGCTCCAGCGCTGCTGCCACGAACCAAAGG TAGTTTCCCCGGTTCTGAAATTTGAGAAAACAGATGAGTCTGAGGAGACCGATGAGTTTCAAGAAGGAAATAAGATCGGTGCCGTTAAACCTGAAACTTCAGTTCTGCCTACAAACATAGGACTCAACTGGATCGCCCAAAAAGAGGAAACCAGGCCAA TTTCTCCACCTGAACCAGAGAATAAAAACCTGCGTATGAGTTATAATAACGAGGACAAAGACTTTGAGGTCTGTGATGGTACCCAGAACGTGACGGATGATcgagaagagaaagaggaggatggAATCAAAGGGGAAGACTGGGATGAG ATCAGCAGCCAGATCTCCTCAGTCTCCTCTGACGATTACAGTGTCATCCTCCCAGACTGCTTTGACACCAGCCGGCCTCTGGGGGAGTCCATGTACAGCTCCGCCATGTCACAGCCTGGCACTGGTGCTGCTGTGGCCTCGGACAAATCGGATGTagagcaggaggaagaggaagattCCACCATGGAGCCAGGCAGGGATGCACTACTGGCAGAGAGGCAGGAGCTGACAGAGGTGGCCTCTGCTGAGGATTTACTGGCAAACGCTGGGCCTCCACTAGTCACTCAAATAAACAGCAGTGTGAACCAGATGCCCTGTGCCTCCCAAACTGTGGATGAGGTGACCTTAACCCCTGAAGTGGTGCCATCCCCTGACCCCCTGCTTCCCCCGCCGACCCTCTACTCACCCAG GTCTGAGGCACTGTACCTGGCTGACGATCCCAGTTCTCCAGCCTGTGACCCAAATGAGCCGCATCAACCAAGAGTCCACCTCAATG TATCATCTGGTCTGTCAAGATCAGCAGGCTCAGCAGCCAGTGCCTTTGAGACATATAATCCCAGGCCCAGCAATGCTCTGCAGCCAag GGGCCAAGGAGGAATCACAGAGGGACTTGTTAAGGGAGCTCTTTCTGTGGCAGCATCTGCTTATAAGGCTCTCTTCACTGGACCAAGCTGTTCAGTAGAG CGAGGCATCGACCCAGCTACCACACAAGGCCCTTCCAAGATGGACCAGCTTTTGGAGATGGGTTTCAGAGACCAACGGATGAACCGGCGACTGCTGAAGAAGCACTTCTACAGCCTGGAGCACACCGTCGACGAGCTGGTGCAGTTGGCCGAAAACCGCCGCAACAGATATAACGTTACTTAG
- the psme3 gene encoding proteasome activator complex subunit 3 yields the protein MSSLLKVDSEIKTKVAAFKERITAEAEDLVANFFPKKLLELDHFLKDPSINITELKEIHSDINLPVPDPILFSNLHDGLEAQNAKKRKLEDGSADDMVTGTKVFVMPDGMMKSNANLVDLIEKVKPEIRTLIEKCNTVKMWVQLLIPRIEDGNNFGVSIQEETVAELRTVEGEAASYLDQISRYYITRAKLVSKIAKYPHVEDYRRTVTEIDEKEYISLKIIVSELRNQYVTLHDMILKNIEKIKRPRSSNADALY from the exons ATGTCTTCACTCCTCAAGGTGGATAGTGAAATTAAAACCAAG GTCGCTGCTTTCAAGGAACGTATCACCGCAGAA GCAGAGGATCTAGTCGCCAATTTTTTCCCAAAGAAGTTACTGGAACTTGACCATTTCCTCAAG gATCCAAGCATAAACATCACTGAACTGAAGGAAATTCACTCAGACATAAATCTGCCAGTGCCAGATCCCATCTTGTTCTCAAATCTCCACGACGGACTAGAAGCG CAAAATGCCAAAAAGAGGAAGCTGGAGGATGGAAGTGCGGATGACATGG TGACTGGCACCAAGGTCTTTGTCATGCCTGATGGGATGATGAAGAGCAATGCAAACCTTGTTGATCTTATTGAAAAGGTCAAGCCCGAGATCAGGACACTCATAGAAAAATGTAACACA GTTAAAATGTGGGTTCAGCTCCTCATCCCCAGGATAGAGGATGGGAACAACTTTGGGGTGTCAATCCAGGAGGAGACAGTAGCTGAACTCAGAACAGTTGAAGGGGAGGCTGCATCTTACCTCGACCAGATATCAAG ATACTACATCACAAGGGCAAAGCTGGTTTCTAAAATAGCAAAATATCCACACGTG GAGGACTATCGGCGCACAGTAACCGAGATTGACGAGAAGGAATACATCAGTCTGAAAATCATCGTTTCGGAGCTCAGAAATCAATAC GTAACGTTACATGACATGATCCTGAAGAACATCGAGAAGATCAAGAGGCCTCGAAGCAGTAATGCTGACGCTTTGTACTGA